The following proteins are co-located in the Streptomyces sp. NBC_00435 genome:
- a CDS encoding DUF4188 domain-containing protein → MSAKPIPGHTTAAAEGDVVVLLIGMRINHLWAVHHWVPVLLAMPRMLRELARDESRGLLGHVLLTGSPRTYYVVQYWESKEKLYAYAKAPDMFHHRAWAIINRKERAGKLRQHVGLWHESYVVPEGSYESIYADMPPYGLAAATGVLPLEARGRRASDRFKHRSGRKTA, encoded by the coding sequence GTGTCAGCGAAGCCGATACCGGGCCACACCACCGCAGCCGCGGAGGGCGACGTCGTCGTACTCCTGATCGGGATGCGCATCAACCACTTATGGGCGGTGCACCACTGGGTGCCGGTCCTGCTGGCCATGCCCCGCATGCTCCGCGAGCTGGCCCGGGACGAGAGCCGGGGACTGCTCGGCCACGTCCTGCTCACCGGTTCGCCCCGTACGTACTACGTGGTCCAGTACTGGGAGTCCAAGGAGAAGCTCTACGCGTACGCCAAGGCCCCGGACATGTTCCACCACCGGGCCTGGGCGATCATCAACCGCAAGGAACGCGCGGGCAAGCTCCGCCAGCACGTGGGCCTGTGGCACGAGTCGTACGTCGTCCCCGAGGGGTCGTACGAGTCGATCTACGCCGACATGCCGCCCTACGGACTCGCCGCGGCCACCGGAGTGCTCCCCCTCGAGGCCCGCGGCCGCCGCGCCTCCGACCGCTTCAAGCACCGCTCCGGCCGCAAGACCGCCTAG
- a CDS encoding MerR family transcriptional regulator has protein sequence MRLAELSERSGVSTATIKYYLREGLLAPGQRVSATTAEYDEGHLRRLRLVRALIQVGGIPVAKAREVLAHVDDESLGRTMRIGAALWALPQVPEPDEEDAAVTAARREVDRLLETLGWSTARKVGALSPVHRSLVTAVATLIRLGYPWDAPLMAPYAELMHQAAVRDLDFMETYPSEEEKVETAVAAVVLVQPVLKALHRLAQEEESARRYGLE, from the coding sequence ATGCGGCTGGCGGAGTTGAGCGAACGCAGTGGCGTCTCGACGGCGACCATCAAGTACTACCTGCGCGAAGGTCTGTTGGCGCCGGGGCAGCGGGTCAGTGCGACGACCGCCGAGTACGACGAGGGACACCTGCGGCGGCTGCGGCTGGTCCGCGCGCTGATCCAGGTCGGCGGGATTCCAGTGGCCAAGGCCCGGGAGGTGCTCGCGCACGTCGACGACGAGTCCCTGGGCCGGACGATGCGGATAGGAGCGGCGCTGTGGGCGCTGCCGCAGGTGCCCGAGCCGGACGAGGAGGACGCGGCGGTGACCGCGGCGCGGCGGGAGGTGGACCGGCTGCTCGAGACGCTGGGCTGGTCGACGGCTCGGAAGGTGGGCGCGCTGTCCCCCGTCCACCGCTCGCTCGTGACGGCGGTGGCCACCCTCATTCGGCTCGGCTATCCGTGGGACGCCCCGCTGATGGCCCCGTACGCCGAGCTGATGCACCAGGCGGCCGTGCGCGACCTGGACTTCATGGAGACGTACCCCTCCGAGGAGGAGAAGGTCGAGACGGCGGTGGCCGCTGTCGTCCTCGTCCAGCCTGTGCTGAAGGCCCTGCACCGGCTGGCGCAGGAGGAGGAGTCGGCCCGGCGGTACGGGCTGGAATGA
- a CDS encoding 5-carboxymethyl-2-hydroxymuconate Delta-isomerase, whose protein sequence is MPQITVEYSANLTDTFDRRGFALALHALTARVADAAVENCKTRFRCLDEVCVADGAAGSALVHVQLALLAGRTEAVKAELSEAVLELLRKYTSQGLDASGPVVHASVDVNELGAAYRKHVGA, encoded by the coding sequence ATGCCGCAGATCACCGTCGAGTACTCGGCGAACCTGACCGACACCTTCGACCGGCGTGGATTCGCCCTCGCCCTGCACGCGTTGACCGCCCGGGTGGCCGATGCCGCGGTGGAGAACTGCAAGACGCGCTTCCGGTGCCTCGACGAGGTCTGCGTGGCCGACGGTGCTGCCGGGAGCGCGCTCGTCCATGTACAGCTGGCCCTGCTGGCGGGCCGGACCGAGGCGGTCAAGGCCGAGTTGAGCGAGGCCGTGCTCGAACTGCTGCGGAAGTACACGTCCCAGGGGCTGGATGCGTCCGGACCCGTCGTGCACGCGTCGGTGGACGTGAACGAGCTGGGGGCGGCCTACCGCAAGCACGTGGGGGCCTGA
- a CDS encoding transglycosylase SLT domain-containing protein — MSAKGKHRRPKQHHALTRTLALAGTGSAALALPLVSTTTAGAAEVSGVSAAPKTYSVVSGDTLSKIAAEHSIGGGWQQLYQANRSIVGANPGVIRPGLKLNLAAAPAAAPAAAAKAAAVKAAPSYPNNLDGWIRESLDVMALHGIPGSYDGIHRNVMRESSGNPMAINNWDSNAAAGIPSKGLLQVIDPTFQAYHVPGTPQNSYDPVANITAACNYAAARYGSIDNVNGAY; from the coding sequence ATGTCCGCAAAGGGAAAGCACCGCCGGCCGAAGCAGCACCACGCACTCACCCGCACGCTGGCCCTCGCCGGCACGGGCAGTGCGGCGCTGGCCCTCCCGCTGGTCAGCACGACCACGGCCGGGGCGGCCGAGGTCAGCGGCGTCAGTGCCGCACCCAAGACGTATTCCGTGGTCAGCGGTGACACCCTGAGCAAGATCGCGGCGGAGCACTCCATAGGCGGCGGCTGGCAGCAGCTCTACCAGGCCAACCGGAGCATCGTCGGCGCCAACCCCGGGGTCATCCGCCCGGGTCTGAAGCTGAACCTCGCCGCCGCCCCCGCGGCCGCCCCGGCCGCCGCCGCCAAGGCCGCCGCCGTGAAGGCCGCCCCCAGCTACCCGAACAACCTCGACGGCTGGATCAGGGAGTCGCTCGACGTCATGGCGCTGCACGGAATCCCCGGCAGCTACGACGGAATTCACCGCAACGTCATGCGCGAATCCTCGGGAAATCCCATGGCCATCAACAACTGGGACTCCAACGCGGCGGCGGGCATCCCCTCCAAGGGTCTGCTCCAGGTCATCGACCCGACCTTCCAGGCCTATCACGTGCCCGGCACTCCGCAGAACTCCTACGACCCGGTCGCCAACATCACCGCCGCCTGCAATTACGCGGCCGCCCGCTACGGCTCGATCGACAACGTCAACGGCGCGTACTGA
- a CDS encoding dihydrodipicolinate synthase family protein, whose translation MTQTFMPLAPTAQGPHGIHVPLITPFTAAGDVAAEALEALAHEVLDAGASGIVALGTTGEPAALDEAERDLVTEVCARVCRERGAALTVGAGASGTRAAEDSLIRLERWPEARAALVTVPAFVRPSAAGVLAHFERLARVSPVPLIVYHVPYRTGKPLDAVSLRSVGALPGVVAVKYAVGSVDEDAVALLGDLPEGFVVLAGDDTFLSPLLALGAAGGILASAHLATARFVELAAAWRAGDTDRARALGPGLARLSSAVFSEPNPTVVKGVLHAQGRIPTPDVRLPLLPAGHEAIAAARRELALL comes from the coding sequence ATGACACAGACCTTCATGCCCCTGGCCCCCACGGCGCAGGGCCCGCACGGGATCCACGTACCGCTGATCACCCCCTTCACCGCGGCCGGGGACGTGGCCGCCGAGGCCCTGGAGGCGCTCGCACACGAGGTGCTCGACGCGGGCGCCTCCGGGATCGTGGCGCTCGGCACCACCGGCGAGCCGGCCGCCCTCGACGAGGCGGAGCGCGACCTGGTCACCGAGGTCTGTGCGCGGGTCTGCCGGGAGCGGGGGGCGGCGCTGACCGTGGGCGCCGGGGCGAGCGGGACCCGGGCCGCCGAGGACTCGCTCATCCGGCTGGAGCGGTGGCCCGAGGCGCGGGCGGCACTGGTGACCGTGCCCGCGTTCGTACGCCCCTCGGCGGCCGGGGTGCTCGCGCACTTCGAGCGGCTGGCGCGGGTGAGCCCCGTACCGCTGATCGTCTACCACGTCCCGTACCGGACCGGGAAGCCGCTGGACGCGGTCTCGCTGCGGTCGGTCGGGGCGCTGCCCGGGGTGGTCGCGGTCAAGTACGCGGTCGGCTCGGTCGACGAGGACGCGGTGGCGCTGCTCGGCGACCTGCCGGAGGGCTTCGTGGTACTGGCGGGCGACGACACCTTCCTCTCTCCTCTTCTCGCGCTCGGCGCGGCGGGCGGGATCCTCGCCTCGGCGCACCTCGCGACGGCCCGGTTCGTCGAGCTCGCGGCGGCCTGGCGAGCGGGTGACACCGACCGGGCGCGTGCGTTGGGCCCCGGCCTGGCCCGCCTCTCCTCCGCCGTCTTCAGCGAGCCCAACCCCACGGTCGTCAAGGGGGTGTTGCACGCCCAAGGCCGTATCCCGACGCCGGACGTACGCCTCCCTCTGCTCCCGGCCGGCCACGAGGCGATCGCTGCGGCGCGGCGAGAACTGGCACTCCTCTGA
- a CDS encoding LysR family transcriptional regulator, translated as MLDVRRLRLLRELARRGTIAAVAEALSFSPSAVSQQLGVLEREAGLALLERTGRGVRLTPAGQNLVRHADAVLELLERADADLAEARGGLAGALRIGSFPTATRAIVPAALVALARRHPGLEPMVSETDPAAVAHALRAGDLDVALIHEYDFVPAPEEPGLAAEPLYREAMYLASPTSPATPTSPATPATPTPPPADQRAMLRTHADAPWITATPGTLCHAMTLRACQAAGFTPRIRHQVDEFATVLALVAAGQGVAVVPQLGITGHADPAVVLTRLLMERRTNLAFRGGAAGHPAVAAFGAALREAVPPELAT; from the coding sequence ATGCTCGATGTACGACGCCTGCGCCTCCTGCGCGAACTCGCCCGACGGGGGACCATCGCCGCGGTCGCCGAGGCGCTCTCGTTCAGCCCTTCGGCGGTGTCCCAGCAGCTCGGTGTCCTCGAACGCGAGGCCGGTCTGGCGCTGCTCGAGCGCACGGGACGCGGGGTCAGGCTCACTCCCGCCGGGCAGAACCTGGTCCGGCACGCCGACGCGGTGCTGGAGCTGCTGGAACGCGCCGACGCCGATCTCGCCGAGGCACGCGGCGGACTGGCCGGAGCGCTGCGGATCGGGTCCTTCCCCACGGCGACCAGGGCCATCGTTCCGGCCGCCCTGGTCGCGCTGGCCCGCCGCCACCCGGGACTGGAGCCGATGGTGTCCGAGACCGACCCGGCGGCGGTCGCGCACGCGCTGCGGGCCGGTGACCTGGACGTGGCGCTGATCCACGAGTACGACTTCGTCCCCGCGCCGGAGGAGCCGGGGCTCGCCGCCGAGCCGCTGTACCGCGAGGCGATGTACCTCGCGTCCCCCACCTCTCCGGCCACCCCCACCTCTCCGGCCACCCCCGCCACCCCCACCCCTCCCCCCGCCGACCAGCGCGCGATGCTCCGTACCCACGCCGACGCGCCCTGGATCACCGCCACACCCGGCACGCTCTGCCACGCCATGACGCTGCGGGCCTGCCAGGCCGCCGGATTCACTCCGCGGATCCGCCACCAGGTGGACGAGTTCGCCACCGTGCTCGCCCTGGTCGCGGCCGGTCAGGGCGTGGCCGTGGTGCCGCAGCTCGGGATCACCGGGCACGCGGATCCGGCCGTTGTGCTCACCCGCCTCCTCATGGAGCGCCGGACCAACCTGGCCTTCCGCGGCGGGGCCGCCGGCCACCCCGCCGTGGCCGCCTTCGGCGCGGCCCTGCGGGAGGCGGTACCGCCGGAACTCGCCACATAG
- a CDS encoding S-(hydroxymethyl)mycothiol dehydrogenase, which translates to MTHRVRGVIARSKGAPVETTTILVPDPGPGEALVRVQACGVCHTDLHYREGGINDEYPFLLGHEAAGIVESVGPDVTSVAPGDFVVLNWRAVCGSCRACKRGRPWYCFNTHNATQPMTLEDGTPLSPALGIGAFAEKTLVAAGQCTKVDPAASPAAAGLLGCGVMAGLGAALNTGNVGRGDSVAVIGCGGVGNAAVAGARLAGASRIIAVDLDDRKLEWARGLGATHTVNGGTEDVVKAIQELTGGNGADVVIEAVGRPETYRQAFYARDLAGTVVLVGVPTPEMRLELPLLDVFGRGGALKSSWYGDCLPERDFPLLIDLYLQGRLDLDAFVSERIALDGVEAAFARMERGEVLRSVVEF; encoded by the coding sequence GTGACGCATCGCGTACGAGGGGTCATCGCCCGGAGCAAGGGCGCACCGGTGGAGACGACGACGATCCTCGTGCCCGATCCGGGCCCCGGCGAGGCGCTCGTACGGGTCCAGGCCTGCGGGGTCTGCCACACCGACCTGCACTACCGCGAGGGCGGCATCAACGACGAGTACCCCTTCCTGCTCGGCCACGAGGCCGCCGGGATCGTGGAATCGGTCGGCCCGGACGTCACCTCCGTGGCCCCCGGTGACTTCGTCGTCCTCAACTGGCGTGCGGTGTGCGGAAGCTGTCGGGCCTGCAAGCGGGGCCGCCCCTGGTACTGCTTCAACACGCACAACGCCACCCAGCCCATGACCCTGGAGGACGGCACCCCGCTCTCCCCGGCCCTGGGCATCGGCGCCTTCGCCGAGAAGACCCTGGTCGCCGCCGGCCAGTGCACCAAGGTGGACCCGGCCGCCTCGCCGGCCGCCGCCGGACTGCTCGGCTGCGGGGTGATGGCCGGCCTTGGAGCCGCCCTGAACACCGGCAACGTGGGGCGCGGTGACTCCGTCGCCGTCATCGGCTGCGGGGGAGTGGGCAACGCCGCCGTCGCCGGGGCCCGGCTGGCCGGAGCCTCGCGGATCATCGCGGTGGACCTGGACGACCGGAAGCTGGAGTGGGCGCGGGGCCTCGGCGCCACGCACACCGTCAACGGCGGCACCGAGGACGTGGTCAAGGCCATCCAGGAGCTCACCGGCGGGAACGGTGCCGACGTGGTCATCGAGGCCGTCGGCCGCCCCGAGACGTACCGTCAGGCGTTCTACGCGCGCGACCTGGCCGGCACGGTGGTCCTGGTCGGCGTCCCGACTCCGGAGATGCGGCTCGAACTCCCGCTGCTGGACGTCTTCGGGCGCGGCGGCGCCCTGAAGTCCTCCTGGTACGGGGACTGCCTGCCCGAGCGGGACTTCCCGCTGCTCATCGACCTCTACCTGCAGGGGCGCCTGGACCTGGACGCGTTCGTCTCCGAGCGGATCGCCCTGGACGGTGTCGAAGCGGCCTTCGCCCGCATGGAGCGCGGGGAGGTGCTCCGCTCGGTCGTCGAGTTCTGA
- a CDS encoding alpha/beta fold hydrolase: protein MTSVTSAAGSYRQPGVELTDHHFSLPLDHARPEGERIDLYARELVATGKDPASLPWLLYLEGGPGFGARRFIGRQAWLERALSEYRVLLLDQRGTGRSTPVNRQTLPLRGGPARQAEYLAHFRADSIVRDAETIRPLLTGGAPWTVLGQSFGGFCVTHYLGAAPEGLTAALITGGLPSLEATAAEVYEAAYPRMERKNRAHYARYPMDVERARRIAAHLVEHPAELPGGYRLTVEAFQSLGLLLGVSDGSHQLHYLLEDAFVPTAAGPALSDAFLEAVHAQLSFAGHPLYALMHEAIYVQDPAAPIGWAAERVRAGHPRFDAEKTLAGEEPLYFTGETIHPWHFTCDPALAPLRETAELLVARTGWTPLYDRARLAANEVPVAAAVYHDDMYVDTGHSLATARAVRGLKTWVTDEFEHDGVRAGGPRVLDRLLALVRDEA from the coding sequence GTGACCTCAGTGACCTCCGCCGCCGGCAGCTACCGCCAGCCCGGCGTCGAACTCACCGACCACCACTTCAGCCTTCCGCTCGACCACGCCCGCCCCGAGGGCGAGCGGATCGACCTGTACGCCCGGGAACTGGTCGCCACCGGGAAGGACCCCGCGTCCCTGCCCTGGCTGCTCTACCTGGAGGGCGGGCCCGGCTTCGGCGCACGCCGCTTCATCGGCCGGCAGGCCTGGCTGGAGCGGGCCCTGTCCGAGTACCGGGTGCTGCTCCTCGACCAGCGTGGCACCGGCCGCTCCACCCCGGTCAACCGGCAGACCCTGCCGCTGCGCGGCGGCCCCGCGCGGCAGGCCGAGTACCTCGCCCACTTCCGCGCCGACTCCATCGTGCGCGACGCCGAGACCATCCGCCCCCTCCTGACCGGCGGCGCGCCCTGGACGGTCCTCGGCCAGAGCTTCGGCGGCTTCTGCGTCACCCACTACCTCGGCGCCGCCCCCGAGGGGCTGACCGCCGCCCTCATCACCGGCGGGCTGCCCTCCCTCGAGGCGACCGCGGCCGAGGTGTACGAAGCCGCGTACCCCCGCATGGAGCGCAAGAACCGGGCGCACTACGCCCGTTACCCCATGGACGTGGAACGGGCCCGTCGCATCGCAGCCCACCTCGTCGAGCACCCGGCCGAGCTCCCCGGCGGATACCGGCTGACGGTCGAGGCCTTCCAGTCCCTCGGTCTCCTCCTCGGCGTCTCGGACGGCAGCCACCAACTGCACTACCTGCTGGAGGACGCCTTCGTCCCCACCGCGGCCGGGCCCGCCCTGTCCGACGCCTTCCTGGAGGCGGTCCACGCCCAGCTCTCCTTCGCCGGGCACCCGCTGTACGCCCTGATGCACGAGGCGATCTACGTCCAGGACCCGGCCGCCCCCATCGGCTGGGCCGCCGAACGGGTGCGCGCGGGCCACCCGCGCTTCGACGCCGAGAAGACCCTCGCCGGCGAGGAGCCGCTGTACTTCACCGGTGAGACCATCCACCCCTGGCACTTCACCTGTGACCCCGCGCTCGCCCCGCTGCGCGAGACCGCCGAACTGCTGGTGGCCCGTACCGGCTGGACGCCCCTGTACGACCGCGCACGGCTCGCCGCCAACGAGGTGCCGGTGGCCGCCGCCGTCTACCACGACGACATGTACGTGGACACCGGGCACTCCCTGGCCACGGCCCGCGCCGTCCGGGGGCTGAAGACCTGGGTGACGGACGAGTTCGAGCACGACGGAGTCCGCGCCGGCGGCCCGCGCGTCCTGGACCGGCTGCTGGCCCTGGTGCGCGACGAGGCCTGA
- a CDS encoding DUF3887 domain-containing protein, producing MAPMSGTHTTHGGKRRFARIVRTVPAALLASSAVLLTNGSPASSAQEPAPAAVTAPAGVLAAAAVPVAARTDDEQLALDTLDEVVRGDFTAVSGRFDETLRHQASPELLARSWQDYQEQFGPYRSHGDPRQVASVQGTVVNVPLNMAKRPGEFRVTFNEDGLLTGLFFLRTGIPVP from the coding sequence ATGGCCCCGATGTCCGGCACGCACACGACCCACGGCGGGAAACGGCGGTTCGCCCGGATCGTGCGAACGGTGCCCGCGGCCCTGCTCGCGTCCAGCGCCGTGCTCCTGACGAACGGTTCCCCCGCGAGCTCCGCGCAGGAGCCCGCCCCCGCGGCGGTCACGGCCCCGGCCGGCGTCCTCGCCGCGGCCGCTGTGCCGGTCGCGGCCAGGACGGATGACGAGCAGCTCGCTCTCGACACGCTCGACGAGGTGGTGCGGGGCGACTTCACCGCCGTCTCGGGCCGTTTCGACGAGACGCTCCGCCACCAGGCGTCCCCGGAGCTCCTCGCCCGGTCCTGGCAGGACTACCAGGAACAGTTCGGGCCGTACCGGTCGCACGGGGACCCCCGGCAGGTCGCATCCGTACAGGGGACCGTCGTCAACGTGCCGCTGAACATGGCGAAGCGGCCGGGAGAGTTCCGCGTCACCTTCAACGAGGACGGACTCCTCACCGGTCTGTTCTTCCTCCGGACCGGCATCCCCGTCCCGTAA
- a CDS encoding MBL fold metallo-hydrolase: MDRHGLVVALLDATGTFFEPAATAFPGADAAAWARAALVDPGAAGPDGSWRLDFRCFAVSRPGGRWVLVDAGVGPAHGPAAGWAPVPGRLPAALAEAGIAPADVEAVVLTHLHEDHTGWTLDAAGRPFFPAARYLVQGAEVAALDRADPVWDWTVAPLRASGQLQEVAGVHRLAPGLTLLPTPGHTPGHQSVLVEGAAGPGGGDRDVLVTGDVLVHAVQLADPAVPYSHERDRAAARASREETLALAVRRGALLATAHLTRAFVEPSVPPAVPGG, from the coding sequence ATGGACAGACACGGGCTCGTGGTGGCCCTGCTCGACGCCACAGGGACGTTCTTCGAGCCCGCGGCCACGGCGTTCCCCGGGGCGGACGCCGCTGCCTGGGCCCGGGCCGCCCTGGTGGACCCGGGCGCGGCCGGGCCGGACGGCTCCTGGCGGCTGGACTTCCGGTGCTTCGCCGTGTCCCGGCCGGGCGGACGCTGGGTGCTGGTCGACGCGGGGGTCGGCCCGGCGCACGGTCCCGCGGCCGGCTGGGCCCCGGTCCCGGGCCGGCTGCCCGCCGCGCTCGCGGAGGCCGGGATCGCCCCGGCCGACGTGGAGGCGGTGGTCCTGACCCACCTGCACGAGGACCACACCGGCTGGACGCTCGACGCGGCGGGCCGGCCGTTCTTCCCGGCCGCGCGGTACCTCGTACAGGGCGCGGAGGTGGCGGCCCTGGACCGGGCGGACCCGGTGTGGGACTGGACGGTGGCTCCGCTGCGGGCCTCCGGGCAGCTCCAGGAGGTGGCCGGGGTACACAGGCTCGCCCCCGGCCTCACCCTGCTGCCGACGCCCGGGCACACCCCTGGCCACCAGTCGGTACTGGTGGAGGGGGCGGCCGGCCCGGGTGGCGGGGACCGGGACGTCCTGGTCACCGGTGACGTCCTGGTGCACGCGGTGCAGCTGGCCGATCCGGCGGTCCCGTACTCCCACGAACGCGACCGGGCCGCCGCGCGGGCCTCCCGCGAGGAGACCCTGGCCCTGGCCGTGCGCCGGGGCGCCCTGCTGGCCACCGCGCACCTGACCCGCGCCTTCGTGGAGCCCTCCGTGCCCCCGGCCGTACCGGGTGGCTGA
- a CDS encoding PIG-L deacetylase family protein, whose translation MSERLDGPAPLEPMPTDWQRALAVVAHPDDLEYGCAAAVADWTDGGREVVYLLATRGEAGIDTVAPAECAPLREAEQRASAAVVGVSAVEFLEHRDGVVEYGLGLRRDIAAAIRRHRPELVVTMNHRDTWGGAGGGGYWNTPDHKAVGRATLDAASDAGNRWIFPELIEEQGLEPWNGVRWVAVSGTTTPTHAADAGPGLERSVKSLMEHKAYIAALTDEDPETYVRTFLTGNAQQAAARFGGRPAVPFEVFPR comes from the coding sequence ATGAGCGAACGACTGGACGGGCCCGCGCCCTTGGAACCGATGCCCACCGACTGGCAGCGCGCCCTGGCGGTCGTGGCGCACCCCGACGACCTGGAGTACGGCTGCGCGGCGGCCGTCGCGGACTGGACGGACGGCGGCCGCGAGGTCGTCTACCTGCTCGCCACGCGCGGCGAGGCGGGCATCGACACGGTCGCCCCGGCCGAGTGCGCCCCACTGCGCGAGGCGGAGCAGCGCGCGAGCGCGGCCGTGGTCGGCGTGTCCGCGGTGGAGTTCCTCGAGCACCGCGACGGCGTCGTCGAGTACGGCCTCGGCCTGCGCCGGGACATCGCGGCCGCCATCCGCCGCCACCGCCCCGAGCTGGTCGTCACCATGAACCACCGCGACACCTGGGGCGGCGCCGGAGGCGGCGGATACTGGAACACCCCCGACCACAAGGCGGTCGGCCGGGCCACCCTGGACGCGGCCAGCGACGCGGGAAATCGCTGGATCTTCCCCGAACTCATCGAGGAACAAGGGCTGGAGCCGTGGAACGGGGTGCGCTGGGTCGCGGTGTCCGGCACCACGACGCCCACCCACGCGGCCGACGCCGGTCCGGGCCTGGAGCGTTCGGTGAAATCGCTGATGGAGCACAAGGCGTACATCGCGGCCCTGACGGACGAGGACCCCGAGACGTACGTACGCACCTTCCTGACGGGCAACGCCCAGCAGGCGGCGGCCCGGTTCGGCGGCCGGCCGGCGGTACCCTTCGAGGTCTTCCCGCGTTGA
- a CDS encoding enoyl-CoA hydratase/isomerase family protein codes for MIDTISTEIAEGEERIRLDVAGGIAELTLCRPGKLNGWSWESTRQLGLLADRIRFDPAVRVVLLRAEGRAFCAGIDVTAPGGAITGGSAAERNRNYYEGIRWVHERFAVLARLPQPVVAAVQGYCLGFGFELALLADIRVAADDAVFALPEAQLGVAVDAGGDLRIAREAGAGWAKYLALTGRRIDARTAERLNLVQQVVPPKELESTARALAAEIAANAPLAVQGIKRAIDSYADAALPAALDRVAMTAALTLTSEDSQEGYTAKAARRPPRFTGG; via the coding sequence GTGATCGACACCATCAGCACGGAGATCGCGGAGGGTGAGGAACGGATCCGTCTGGACGTCGCGGGCGGGATCGCGGAACTCACCCTCTGCCGGCCGGGGAAGCTCAACGGCTGGAGCTGGGAGTCCACGCGCCAGCTGGGCCTGTTGGCGGACCGGATCCGCTTCGACCCGGCGGTCCGGGTGGTCCTGCTGCGGGCCGAGGGCCGGGCGTTCTGCGCGGGCATCGACGTGACGGCCCCCGGCGGGGCGATCACGGGAGGTTCGGCGGCCGAGCGCAACCGCAACTACTACGAGGGCATCCGCTGGGTCCACGAACGCTTCGCGGTCCTGGCCCGGCTGCCGCAGCCGGTCGTGGCGGCCGTGCAGGGCTACTGCCTGGGATTCGGCTTCGAGCTGGCCCTGCTGGCCGACATCCGGGTGGCGGCGGACGACGCCGTCTTCGCCCTGCCCGAGGCGCAGTTGGGCGTCGCGGTGGACGCGGGCGGCGATCTGCGCATCGCCCGGGAGGCGGGTGCCGGCTGGGCCAAGTACCTGGCCCTGACCGGCCGCCGTATCGACGCGCGGACGGCCGAGCGGCTGAACCTGGTCCAGCAGGTCGTTCCGCCAAAGGAGTTGGAATCGACCGCCCGAGCGCTCGCGGCGGAGATCGCGGCCAACGCCCCCCTGGCCGTCCAGGGCATCAAGCGCGCGATCGACTCCTACGCCGATGCGGCCCTGCCCGCGGCCCTGGACCGCGTCGCGATGACGGCGGCCCTGACCCTGACCTCGGAGGATTCCCAGGAGGGCTACACCGCCAAGGCGGCCCGCCGCCCCCCGCGCTTCACCGGAGGCTGA
- a CDS encoding TetR/AcrR family transcriptional regulator produces the protein MSTASTGRPSLTERRREATWYEIAEAAAALFSERGYEATTVDDIARAAGISLRTFYRYCPTKEDALTPVLTAGVATLVEELALRPAAEPLTEAVQAAFTIATAGARYEEPGQTVHLIQVMSRVPEIRLRWLAAARAMQDRLVPVLAERTGRPESALETRLLAAVLIDAVTVALEHWAAEDGRDRLPEVSARALALLRLEE, from the coding sequence GTGAGCACGGCGAGTACGGGCCGCCCGTCGTTGACGGAGCGGCGCCGAGAGGCCACGTGGTACGAGATCGCGGAAGCCGCGGCCGCGCTGTTTTCGGAGCGGGGGTACGAGGCCACGACGGTCGACGACATCGCGCGGGCGGCCGGGATCTCGCTGCGGACCTTCTACCGGTACTGCCCGACCAAGGAGGACGCGCTGACCCCGGTCCTCACCGCCGGGGTGGCCACCCTGGTCGAGGAGCTCGCCCTGCGGCCCGCCGCGGAGCCGCTCACCGAGGCGGTCCAGGCCGCCTTCACCATCGCGACGGCGGGTGCGCGCTACGAGGAACCGGGCCAGACGGTCCACCTCATCCAGGTGATGAGCCGGGTCCCGGAGATCCGGCTGCGCTGGCTCGCGGCCGCCCGGGCGATGCAGGACCGCCTGGTGCCGGTGCTCGCGGAGCGCACGGGGCGCCCGGAATCCGCCCTGGAGACCCGCCTGCTGGCGGCCGTCCTCATCGACGCGGTCACCGTGGCCCTCGAACACTGGGCCGCCGAGGACGGCCGCGACCGCCTTCCCGAGGTCTCGGCCCGCGCCCTGGCCCTCCTGCGCCTGGAGGAGTAG